The sequence GTTCGAGCTGTTTGTGGGTAGAATAATATTGGACTGTATTTCAACTGTATCTTTCCATACCAGTATAAACTATGAGCAATTACAACAATGGCCAAAAGGGTACATACACCGACGCCAGCTAATCCAATATTCAGATTCAAGTTTTGTTTTTTAGAAGAGTCACTACTCACTAGTGTCACTTCAAAATGAACAGAAGAACATAGCACGATTTTGTCATAAATCCTGCCTGAACTAACCTAAAATGAAGAGGTAAGAAACTACCCCAAGTTACCTTCACTTTCTAAAAAAAGCCCTAGGTAGAGTCAACACCcgaattctaaaataaattatatttgtcACTCGTGGTTCACTATTAGCAATAATTAAGAGTGAATCAGCAACTGGTGACATGGCACATGCTCAGCTCGTTTTCAAGTTTCAGAATCCAAGATTAAATCCCGTAAGAAATTTACCAAAACAAAGGAGGAGCTACAGCACAATTTGTTATGCAGGTGGCAAAGGCACATTGATTCACATCAAGTAAAATTCACATAAATACAAAATTCACGATCCATTACATCATGAAAATGGCTAATAACAACTATAACGGCATAAAAAATCATACAAAGAAAATCAGCTTAAATGAAAGTCTAAAGCTCAAAGAATGCTACAAACTTTCTAAAGAACAAAACTCATCACAGAACAAATATTATAGCACCATACTGTAAATGCAAATGTTCATGCTTAATTGCAAATATAAACGCCACTTGCATACCTGTGCTCAACCTCGTAGAAGCCAGTTTTTCCCTCAGAAGCAGGTTTTAAAGAAACCCCAGACAAAGATCTATATTCTTGGGCGGAAAACTTGACGTAACCGACTATCTCAAGATCTGATCCATCATCATCCTCGCCAATATCCACAGGCATTCTCACCCGCAGCCTGCCAGGCTTACCCTTCAATGGAATCTCATCAATAAGCCATTTCAATTCTCTATCAGACCTGTTCATCACTGCTTTTGGCGACACTTTTAACAGAGTTGGGTCTACAGGCAATTTCAAAACGATTGCAACGTCTGTCAAGGGTGCTGGCAATTCTGGATTTGACACGTACTGTATCATGATCGAGAGTAAAGTCCCAACAAGGCGTTTGACAAGTCTAACCCTTATAGGCAAAGGAGTCAAGCGGGGCTGCAAACTGTACTTCATAATGGGTAGAGGTTCCTTCGAGGATGGAGTCCTCACAAAAAACAAGCCATTACCGAGGCTGCTAACCCTAGAGCTTTGCATTACTAATCTCTTTACACCTTCTGTACCTTCAACCTTAAAAGAGAACTCGGTTTCTTTATCATCTGTAGAAGATATCAGTGGCATTGTCCTCAGGTACACCACGCCCATCAACCCAACTCTAGCAAGAAGTGATTCCCTAAACTCAGCATTTACTTCTTCCACTATATACATTTCCGGGCCCCTCATTTCAGTCTTCTTCACCAATATATCTTCGATCTTATCCCCAGCACCGTCACTTTTACCTGCACCAACAACCGGAGGCTCGCTAGTCGCCAGCAATTCCAAGCCACCAAGACCCATATCCTTCTTGATTTTCTTCGGGCCAACAAACTCTGATGCATCCAATCCACCACCCCAAGCATCATTAATACCCTCAAAATCTTCTGGCAAAGTTGATCCATCATTCCCAAACTCGATTCCACCATAATTCCCTTCGAATCCTTCCACACCTATGTGTGTCGACTCGGTGGCCGCGGCAGGAGGCAATGAAGTCACCTCAAGTCCTGCAAGAGCCTTACTCACATCCGAAACACCCAATTCTTTATCCTTTTTAAACCCTTCCATCAGCATTTCTTCTGGCTTATTTAACCTCTCGCTAGCCGCAAAAGGATCCTTTTCTCCTTCACTCTCCTCAACCTTATTCAACTCCTTCTCCTCACCCTGATGGAAAAACCCTAAAGTTGCCGTAGCCACCTCGTCTCCTGCCACTAATGTCTCCGAAGGTAATTCAAAAGACACCAGTGAAAAGGACTCCACTCCGGCTTCATGATCCAGCGAACTGGACTCCACATTAACCCAACTATCTGCCCCACGAATCTTACTCTCAGTATGAATAGCAGAATGCACCATTTTTGCGATGCCATCACCGTGCATCGATGCCAGCATAGTGGCAAGCCTAATGCTACTAACACCCCTCAAAACTATATCTAATGCCATGTAAACCTCAGCGTATTTCTTCCCCAATTTCTCTGGGGTAACATCCACACCACGACATGCTGTAACCACAACTGAAACAGCTTGATTAACAATATTAATACAATCGAAAACATTATTATTAGAATCATCAATAGTAGTCACAGCAAGAACGTAAATGGAGTTGACGAGGCGGTACACGACACGGTAGCGAGTTTCAACCCCGACAATAACCTGACCGGAGGACGCCGTCAAAGGATCATCGCCAATGGAATCAAAAGGGGTATCGGCAGTGGATTGTTGCAGATTCTTGGCGAACGAGATGCGTGTTTGGCGGAAGAAGGAGAGGGCTGTCAGAGCGCGGGAAGGGGGGAACCACTCGCGAGTTTGGAGTAGGATATCGGGTCCATTTGTGGGTTGAAGGGAAACTGCCAAGCACGACATTATGGTCTTCGATTTGCAAATCGATAGAATCCAGGTTTTATTTAGAGGAATTGACAATCCTTAACTCGAAATCATGGAGCTTGCTTCGAGAACTCTTGGATTTGCTGCAGATATCGGAGAAGACGGAGGGAACTGAAGATGAGAAACGATGTACAAGTTTCTACTGCCCAACGTACAATTTTGAAGATTCTTTCATTAATTTACTTggctaaataaaatattcaaataaacATCTCAACCacacataatttaatttttggacTTTCATATGACACAATGGCGGGGTAGATAGTTTTTATACGAGTGATAAAactcatttatatattttaatcgtgagacatatctcttatttggattattcttaagaatattattttttattgtgaatatcgatagagttgattcgtctcacagataaaaattcgtgagaccgtcttacgaaaaacatcctctttttttttttttgaaataaagaaACCTACTgtctatgttttaaaaaaatgtacacTCCATTTTATAAGATATAATAATGATACAAAGAAGAATATGTACTTACAAATTTAATTGTTCTGACATTAAGGACGTTTGTTCAatcatttatattatttgaatcatccgtttattaaaatacatataggTCTTCTTCACCGCCCAAAAAGGGACACCAGTATGAAACCAGAAGACCTCCTCCGCCACCCTCTCTCCACCGACAACCCAAAGCTCACACTAGGTTGCCCACTACTCGACCGTCTTCTCCACGGTGGCATTCCCTGCAGCTCAATCACCGAAATTGTCGCCGAAAGCGGCACCGGGAAAACCCAACTCTGCCTCCAGCTGCTCCTCGCTGCGCAACTTGTCATCTCACGCGGAGGTCTCTCCGCCTCATCCCTCTACCTCCACTCAGAATTCCCCTTCCCCATCCGCCGCCTCCACCAATTATCAGCACATTTTCGACCCCATTTTGCTCACAACCCTTTGGAACGCATTTTCGTTCAACCCCTTCAGTCTGCAGACCACCTGCTCGACCTTTTGCCTCGCTTAGAGTTTTTGATACCGAGATTGAACATTAAGCTTATTGTTGTTGATTCAATCGCTGCTTTGTTCCGTGGGGAGTTCAATAACACCCCAGTTGAGTTGAAGCGACGATCAAACTTATTCTTCAAGATATCTTCAAAATTGAAATGGTATGCCTGGAAATTTGGTATGGCTGTTGTGGTGACCAACCAAGTGGCGGATGTGATGAAGTCCTCGGATAACGTGAGGATTGGGAATTCGAGCATTTTGCACTCGTCGGGAAGGAAGGTTTGCCCTGCTTTGGGATTGTCGTGGGCCAATTGCGTGAATACAAGGTTATTCTTGTGGAGGGAATACGAAAGGGTTGGCGAGGAAGGTAGAAGTTTTGATGATACCAAGACGAGGAGGTTCGCTGCTGTAGTTTTTGCTCCCCATTTACCCGATTCTTCTTCTGAGTTCGTAATTAGACGAGAAGGGGTTTTTGGGGTTGATAAATGACTGGGTTGCTTCCACATTTTTGGGGGGGAAAATGGTTCGACgtgatattttgaatatcagagcaatggttctgagAATGGGGTGGATAGATGCTGGCAATGAACCGTCGATACTACATTAGATAGTCTCACCCTGCAAAACTCCTCGCGGTCTCCTCAAGTGGAAGCACCATTTCTCTATTTTGAAGGAACTCCGAAATGCAATGGCACGGAATTCATGTGGATTTATCTAGAAGAGCTCTCACTGTCCGGAGGAAGTGCTGCAGTTGAATTGTATCTGGACATAGGTTTGGCCAACTGCTACTATACTAGCAAACGAGAAATTTATATGTATACATGGTAATGTATGTTATATCTCATCTTCATCTTCACTTTGGcgatctctctctctctctctctctctcagtATATACAAAAGAATGCCAATAAGCGTAGTGCTTTCTTTGCTCAGATTCTCCAACTGCACGATGTAACATGATTTTTGACAGGTTCAATGATATGAAAATGAACTGACCAATGTTAGATGTACTTCGAAATCAACTTGACAGAAAGCAGTTGAATATTGTTTATGTAATTAAGAATTACCAAAACAAAAAGTATAAACAGTACAGAGTGGAAGAAAACCAAAGAATATCCCAAATTATTTACAAGGCTCTTACAATTCCCGTCAAAAACAGATCCAAAACCAAGCGTGTATGAGTGAAAACTTAAAAGAGAGAAGAAGAATTGGGACGCAAAAACTGTTCAACATATAAATACAAGAGTAAAACAACAACGTATATAAGTTTATTTCCATcgttttatatatgttttacaTAAATTCGGTAGGCTTGCGATGAACTCCAAGAAAGCCTATTTGAGTCAAAATCTCCATTGGAATCAAAATGGTTTATCAACACATCGACATGCCAGTACTTTTGCAACCACTCCAAATTCCATTGTTCCATTATTGTGTTTACAATCACATTTCAAGCGTACAGATCGATGACACGTTCATTaccaagttttttttatatatataataataatgatgcatGTCATTCATCCATAAGCAAGAAACACAAGATTAAACACTACTTGGAGCAAGAGGTTTAAACTGATATCAAATGTTGCTAGAAACACCAACAGTTTCTGCATCAGTCGATAGCGACGATGAGAAAACCGACAGATACGTACATAAGGAACACGGGATACAGTGCAAGTGCTTTCCTCCGTGGATTGACAGCAGTACTCATGAATGGATATGCAGCCCATGAACTCCATGCCAATGTCACAGCAACCACCACCACTTTAAGTATCACATTGTCTTTTAGCATACAGATCAAGGCACCGACGTCCAACGGGAATAGACAGTATCCTAGAAGGCTCAGACTCTGAAAGAAGATAATGTGTCCACCCTAAAATAACGTGCACACATATAAAACAATGTGAACCAACGAGCTTTTGACATTGTGAtcgtataaaaaaatttgaagtacAGGGGGGGAGAGAGAGCGAGAGTTACCAGCAGCAGCACGTTCAAGGTTAGAATAACAGCACCAGCTGCAAGAAGAGCAAATGCAACAGCAAAGACCTCGGACTGGACAATATGAAAAAGCAATTAGGGGAAAACCAAGTTATAAGTTGAAATGTCTGCATTGAAAGCAATTTTAGAAGCAAATGATCGGTAAACAAACAgtacatatttaaataagtaTTGTTCACTTCTAACAGAAAAAAAAAGGTTGATGCAACTGGTTTCCACGTCTGAAACAGAATCAAGATCTTCAAGGAGACGTGAATGTTTCATATACGAAATTCACATTCTGAGAAATACTAAAATCTAACAGTCATGAAAGCCAAAAAAACAATGTACGCCCACaagctttaatattttatttaaataatataattacatattaAACAAACATATCTCAAGCCTTTACTTTCGAATAGCTCGCA comes from Primulina huaijiensis isolate GDHJ02 chromosome 5, ASM1229523v2, whole genome shotgun sequence and encodes:
- the LOC140976358 gene encoding uncharacterized protein, with product MSCLAVSLQPTNGPDILLQTREWFPPSRALTALSFFRQTRISFAKNLQQSTADTPFDSIGDDPLTASSGQVIVGVETRYRVVYRLVNSIYVLAVTTIDDSNNNVFDCINIVNQAVSVVVTACRGVDVTPEKLGKKYAEVYMALDIVLRGVSSIRLATMLASMHGDGIAKMVHSAIHTESKIRGADSWVNVESSSLDHEAGVESFSLVSFELPSETLVAGDEVATATLGFFHQGEEKELNKVEESEGEKDPFAASERLNKPEEMLMEGFKKDKELGVSDVSKALAGLEVTSLPPAAATESTHIGVEGFEGNYGGIEFGNDGSTLPEDFEGINDAWGGGLDASEFVGPKKIKKDMGLGGLELLATSEPPVVGAGKSDGAGDKIEDILVKKTEMRGPEMYIVEEVNAEFRESLLARVGLMGVVYLRTMPLISSTDDKETEFSFKVEGTEGVKRLVMQSSRVSSLGNGLFFVRTPSSKEPLPIMKYSLQPRLTPLPIRVRLVKRLVGTLLSIMIQYVSNPELPAPLTDVAIVLKLPVDPTLLKVSPKAVMNRSDRELKWLIDEIPLKGKPGRLRVRMPVDIGEDDDGSDLEIVGYVKFSAQEYRSLSGVSLKPASEGKTGFYEVEHRYASGVYICN
- the LOC140976359 gene encoding DNA repair protein XRCC3 homolog; this translates as MKPEDLLRHPLSTDNPKLTLGCPLLDRLLHGGIPCSSITEIVAESGTGKTQLCLQLLLAAQLVISRGGLSASSLYLHSEFPFPIRRLHQLSAHFRPHFAHNPLERIFVQPLQSADHLLDLLPRLEFLIPRLNIKLIVVDSIAALFRGEFNNTPVELKRRSNLFFKISSKLKWYAWKFGMAVVVTNQVADVMKSSDNVRIGNSSILHSSGRKVCPALGLSWANCVNTRLFLWREYERVGEEGRSFDDTKTRRFAAVVFAPHLPDSSSEFVIRREGVFGVDK